A stretch of the Proteus sp. ZN5 genome encodes the following:
- the zwf gene encoding glucose-6-phosphate dehydrogenase: protein MAAISTAQACDLVIFGTKGDLARRKLIPSLYQLEKAGYIHPDSRIIGVGRADWDVEAYKNVAHEALKTFLKEEIKPEIWQRLSDRLDFCNLDVNETDHFIELSKHLKQDKLPAIYYFAMPPSTFSAMCQGLGHAKLNKEPNRVVMEKPLGTDLASSVSINDSVAKYFKETQIYRIDHYLGKETVLNLLALRFANSLFVNNWDNKTIDHVQITVAEEVGIEGRWGYFDQAGQMRDMVQNHLLQILTMIAMSPPADLTADSIRQEKVKVLRSLRRIDNTNIREKTVRGQYTGGFVQGKKVPSYLDEEGANKTSNTETFVAIRADIDNWRWAGVPFYLRTGKRLPSKCSEVVVYFKKPALNIFSETYQELPQNKLTIRLQPDEGIDIEVLNKAPGLDHKHRLQTTKLDLSFSETFNQTHLADAYERLLLEAMRGIQALFVRRDEVEEAWKWVDSIINAWECDNELPKPYQAGTWGPVASVAMITRDGRSWNEIE from the coding sequence ATGGCAGCGATATCGACTGCTCAGGCCTGTGATCTGGTTATCTTCGGTACGAAAGGGGATCTAGCACGCCGTAAGCTCATTCCATCATTATATCAATTGGAAAAAGCAGGATATATTCACCCTGACTCTCGCATTATTGGTGTCGGTCGTGCTGATTGGGATGTTGAGGCATATAAAAATGTCGCTCATGAAGCGTTAAAAACCTTTTTAAAAGAAGAAATTAAACCTGAAATATGGCAACGTTTAAGTGACCGCTTAGATTTTTGTAATCTTGATGTTAATGAAACCGACCATTTCATTGAGCTATCAAAGCATCTAAAACAAGATAAATTACCGGCTATCTATTACTTTGCTATGCCTCCAAGCACCTTTAGTGCAATGTGTCAGGGATTAGGACATGCAAAATTAAATAAAGAGCCTAATCGCGTCGTAATGGAAAAACCATTAGGGACAGATTTAGCGTCTTCAGTTTCTATTAACGATAGTGTGGCGAAATACTTTAAAGAGACTCAAATTTATCGTATTGACCATTATTTAGGTAAAGAAACGGTTTTAAACTTATTAGCACTGCGCTTTGCAAACTCACTATTTGTCAATAACTGGGACAATAAAACGATTGATCATGTCCAAATTACGGTTGCAGAAGAAGTGGGTATTGAAGGGCGTTGGGGATACTTTGATCAAGCTGGTCAAATGCGTGATATGGTGCAAAACCACCTATTACAAATCCTGACAATGATAGCGATGTCACCACCTGCTGATTTAACGGCTGACAGTATTCGCCAAGAAAAAGTGAAAGTCTTACGTTCATTACGCCGTATTGATAACACCAATATTCGCGAAAAGACGGTTCGTGGACAATATACAGGTGGCTTTGTACAAGGCAAAAAAGTACCCAGTTATCTTGATGAAGAAGGCGCCAATAAAACCAGTAATACAGAAACATTTGTGGCAATCCGCGCTGATATTGACAACTGGCGTTGGGCTGGTGTTCCGTTCTATTTAAGAACAGGTAAACGTCTACCAAGTAAATGTTCAGAAGTTGTGGTTTATTTTAAAAAGCCTGCACTGAATATCTTCAGTGAGACTTATCAAGAGTTACCACAAAATAAGCTGACTATTCGTTTACAGCCAGATGAAGGTATCGATATCGAAGTGCTAAATAAAGCACCGGGACTCGATCATAAACACCGTTTACAAACAACCAAGCTAGACTTGAGCTTCTCTGAAACATTCAATCAAACGCATTTAGCGGATGCTTACGAGCGCTTATTGTTAGAAGCCATGCGTGGGATCCAAGCACTATTCGTGCGTCGTGATGAAGTGGAAGAAGCATGGAAATGGGTAGATTCAATCATTAACGCATGGGAATGCGATAATGAACTGCCTAAGCCATATCAAGCAGGTACATGGGGACCGGTTGCATCTGTTGCCATGATCACCCGTGATGGCCGCTCTTGGAATGAAATTGAATAA
- the mdtJ gene encoding multidrug/spermidine efflux SMR transporter subunit MdtJ, giving the protein MIYWIFLALAIVCEVIGTLSMKYASVSGGYTGMIVMWLMIATSYIFLAIAVKKVALGVAYALWEGIGIVIITTFSVLWFGESLSPLKLGGLAMLIAGITLIKSGTKKSVVAKKTTESVKSIAGKAKYVASAVKGANKPIPANIKEA; this is encoded by the coding sequence ATGATTTATTGGATATTTTTAGCATTAGCTATTGTTTGTGAAGTTATCGGTACTTTATCTATGAAGTACGCCAGTGTGAGCGGTGGTTACACTGGTATGATTGTGATGTGGTTAATGATTGCCACTTCCTATATCTTTTTAGCCATAGCCGTAAAAAAAGTGGCATTAGGTGTAGCGTATGCACTGTGGGAAGGTATTGGAATTGTCATTATTACGACATTCAGCGTTCTGTGGTTTGGTGAATCACTCTCACCATTAAAATTAGGTGGCCTAGCAATGCTAATTGCGGGGATCACACTTATCAAATCAGGTACTAAAAAATCGGTTGTTGCTAAGAAAACAACAGAATCGGTAAAAAGTATTGCTGGTAAAGCCAAGTACGTTGCCAGCGCTGTAAAAGGAGCGAATAAGCCAATTCCTGCCAATATCAAGGAGGCTTAA
- the mdtI gene encoding multidrug/spermidine efflux SMR transporter subunit MdtI: MLAQFEWWHGAFLILAVVLEIIANIFLKMSNGFSRMGLGILSLFCVLGAFSALAMAVKGIELSVAYALWGAFGIIATIAAGWILFNQRLNYKGWGGIILLLIGMVMIKFA; encoded by the coding sequence ATGTTAGCTCAATTTGAATGGTGGCACGGTGCGTTTTTAATACTTGCCGTAGTGCTTGAGATTATCGCGAATATATTCTTAAAGATGTCTAACGGTTTTAGCCGAATGGGATTAGGAATATTATCACTGTTTTGTGTGTTAGGCGCTTTTAGTGCGCTTGCAATGGCAGTCAAAGGGATTGAGCTTTCGGTAGCTTATGCACTTTGGGGAGCATTCGGAATTATTGCAACTATCGCCGCGGGTTGGATTTTATTTAATCAAAGACTCAATTATAAAGGATGGGGTGGAATTATATTATTACTGATTGGTATGGTAATGATTAAATTTGCCTAA
- a CDS encoding SDR family oxidoreductase: protein MKRILIAGATGYLGRFLVQELKTQGYWVRVLVRNHQQATQFTNIDDVFIGAITNPDQIKDLTKDIDCVISTVGITRQKEGLTYLNVDYQANVNLLEDAVKSQVKQFIYISAIDGDKYRQLKIFEAKERFVDKLKQSNLSYCVIRPNGYFSDMEDFLQMASAGKVYLFGSGEQKINPISGKDLAQFVIKMIGHNTKEISVGGPDILSLNRIAELAGVALNKKVKIIHLPDFLRKMTIFLLRHFTSQKFYGPFEFFLTFMGNSHIGESYGDEHLSDYYLDLAKKLNSKK from the coding sequence ATGAAACGGATCTTAATCGCTGGGGCAACGGGTTATTTAGGACGATTTCTTGTACAGGAACTAAAAACACAAGGTTACTGGGTACGTGTTTTAGTGAGAAACCACCAGCAAGCGACACAGTTTACGAATATTGATGATGTTTTTATTGGTGCAATAACAAATCCTGATCAAATAAAAGATCTTACTAAAGATATTGACTGTGTTATTTCTACAGTAGGGATCACTCGACAAAAAGAGGGATTAACTTATCTGAATGTTGATTATCAAGCGAACGTGAACCTTCTTGAAGATGCTGTTAAATCGCAAGTTAAACAGTTTATTTATATCTCCGCCATAGATGGAGATAAATACCGCCAATTAAAAATCTTTGAAGCTAAAGAGCGCTTTGTCGATAAATTAAAACAATCTAATTTATCGTATTGCGTTATTCGACCTAATGGCTACTTCAGCGATATGGAAGATTTTTTGCAAATGGCTTCGGCGGGAAAAGTCTATTTATTTGGTTCGGGTGAACAAAAAATTAATCCTATCTCGGGTAAAGATCTCGCCCAATTTGTGATTAAAATGATAGGGCACAATACGAAAGAAATTTCTGTAGGTGGGCCTGATATTTTGTCATTAAATCGAATTGCCGAACTTGCAGGTGTTGCATTAAATAAAAAAGTAAAAATTATTCATCTACCTGACTTCTTAAGAAAAATGACTATTTTTCTATTGCGCCATTTTACTTCTCAAAAATTTTATGGGCCTTTTGAATTTTTCTTAACATTTATGGGAAATAGCCATATTGGTGAGAGTTATGGTGATGAGCATTTGTCAGATTACTATCTTGATTTAGCTAAGAAGTTAAATTCAAAAAAATAA
- a CDS encoding RidA family protein — MTIKRIDPEDRWSEAVIHNDTIYYTAVPENLSGDIIEQTADTLAAIDVLLQRVGSDKTKILDATIFLADKADFEGMNKAWDAWVAKGSAPVRCTVQAQLMHPEYKVEIKIIAAM; from the coding sequence ATGACAATTAAACGTATCGACCCTGAAGATCGCTGGTCTGAAGCCGTTATTCATAACGACACCATTTATTACACTGCCGTACCAGAAAACTTATCAGGCGATATTATTGAACAAACAGCAGACACATTAGCGGCAATTGACGTTTTGTTACAACGTGTAGGTTCTGATAAAACTAAAATTCTTGATGCGACAATTTTTTTAGCTGATAAAGCCGATTTTGAAGGTATGAATAAAGCGTGGGATGCATGGGTTGCCAAAGGTAGCGCACCTGTGCGTTGTACTGTGCAAGCACAATTAATGCACCCTGAATATAAAGTTGAAATTAAAATTATCGCGGCAATGTAA
- a CDS encoding ATP-dependent DNA helicase, producing the protein MPVSDDFAENGILTRTIPGFHPREAQRQMAKSITETIDKQGVLIAEAGTGTGKTYAYLVPALRSGKKTIISTGSKALQDQLYSRDLPTIIEAINYDGNTALLKGRSNYLCLERLDQQMLSGGDLEAEVLSDVMYVRQWSTQTEDGDVSRCHSVAEDSRVWPLVTSTNDNCLGSDCPRYKECYVLSARKKAMDADVVVVNHHLFMADTVVKDTGFGELIPEAEIMIFDEAHQIPDIASHYFGQQLTSRQLFDLARDMTVAYRTEVRDQVQLQKSADRLTQMVMDFRLALGETGYRGNLRELLQGGETKRFLTLLDDALELSYDVMKLSLGRSQLLDSAFERATVYRNRLKRLIDTTIPGYSYWFESYGRHFLLAITPLSVADKFRELIKSHKSSWVFTSATLSVNEQMSYYTDRLGLENATTLILNSPFDYQHQTLLCVPRYLPPLNQPYTAKRLAAMLTPVILKNQGRCFFLCTSHAMMRGLAEEFKASLPLPVLMQGEMSKTQLLQKFVSSGNALLVATQSFWEGVDVRGDTLSCVIIDKLPFTAPDDPLLRARIEDCELRGGDAFKDVQIPDAVISLKQGVGRLIRDVHDYGAIIVCDDRLVSRAYGEVFLSSLPPSPRTRSLEKTMKFLSQRAQQNEIQEISDS; encoded by the coding sequence ATGCCTGTGTCAGACGATTTTGCAGAAAACGGGATTTTAACCCGAACTATTCCAGGATTTCATCCCCGTGAAGCTCAACGACAAATGGCGAAATCAATAACGGAAACTATTGATAAGCAAGGTGTACTTATTGCTGAAGCGGGTACAGGTACTGGAAAAACGTATGCCTATCTTGTACCTGCATTGCGTTCGGGTAAAAAAACTATTATCTCAACAGGCTCTAAAGCCTTGCAAGATCAATTATATAGTCGAGATTTACCTACGATCATTGAAGCGATTAATTATGATGGTAATACGGCGTTGTTAAAAGGGCGCTCTAACTATCTCTGTTTAGAACGACTTGATCAGCAAATGCTCAGTGGTGGTGATCTGGAAGCTGAAGTTTTGTCTGACGTCATGTATGTGCGCCAATGGTCAACACAAACAGAAGATGGTGACGTTAGCCGTTGTCATAGTGTTGCTGAAGATAGTCGAGTTTGGCCTTTAGTCACCAGCACTAACGATAACTGCTTGGGGAGTGATTGCCCTCGTTATAAAGAGTGCTATGTTTTAAGCGCACGTAAAAAAGCAATGGATGCGGATGTCGTGGTGGTTAATCACCATTTATTTATGGCGGATACTGTCGTTAAAGATACCGGTTTTGGTGAGCTAATTCCGGAAGCAGAAATTATGATCTTTGATGAAGCCCATCAAATTCCAGATATTGCTAGCCACTATTTTGGCCAACAACTTACCAGTAGACAGCTGTTTGACCTCGCCAGAGATATGACCGTTGCTTATCGCACAGAAGTGAGAGACCAAGTCCAGTTACAAAAAAGTGCCGATAGATTAACGCAAATGGTGATGGATTTTCGCCTAGCGTTAGGGGAGACAGGTTATCGAGGAAACTTACGTGAGCTATTGCAAGGTGGCGAAACAAAACGTTTTCTAACGTTACTGGATGATGCCTTAGAACTGAGCTATGACGTAATGAAACTTTCGTTAGGGCGAAGCCAATTACTTGATAGTGCTTTTGAACGTGCCACTGTTTACCGCAATCGCTTAAAACGCCTGATTGATACCACAATTCCGGGTTATAGTTACTGGTTTGAAAGTTATGGTCGCCATTTCTTATTAGCTATCACACCACTGTCTGTTGCGGATAAATTTCGCGAATTAATCAAATCGCATAAAAGCAGTTGGGTATTTACCTCAGCAACACTTTCTGTAAATGAGCAGATGTCTTATTACACAGATAGATTAGGCTTAGAAAATGCGACAACACTGATTTTAAACAGCCCATTTGATTATCAACATCAAACATTACTCTGTGTACCGCGTTATTTACCACCATTAAATCAGCCTTATACAGCGAAACGTTTAGCCGCTATGCTAACGCCCGTTATTTTAAAGAACCAAGGCCGCTGTTTTTTCCTTTGCACCTCACATGCCATGATGCGTGGACTTGCTGAAGAGTTTAAAGCCAGTTTGCCATTACCTGTATTGATGCAAGGTGAAATGAGCAAGACGCAATTACTGCAAAAGTTTGTTTCATCAGGAAATGCGCTTTTAGTTGCGACCCAAAGTTTTTGGGAAGGCGTTGACGTGCGTGGCGATACACTATCTTGTGTGATTATTGATAAATTACCTTTTACCGCACCTGATGATCCTTTATTAAGAGCACGTATTGAAGATTGTGAATTACGAGGCGGAGATGCTTTTAAGGACGTCCAAATTCCTGATGCTGTTATTAGTTTAAAACAAGGTGTCGGGCGATTAATTCGTGATGTACACGATTATGGTGCAATTATAGTTTGTGATGATAGGTTAGTTTCTCGTGCTTATGGCGAAGTTTTTTTAAGTAGTTTGCCTCCATCACCTCGCACGCGTTCACTCGAAAAAACAATGAAATTTTTGAGCCAACGCGCACAGCAGAATGAAATACAAGAAATATCGGATTCATAA
- the tsaB gene encoding tRNA (adenosine(37)-N6)-threonylcarbamoyltransferase complex dimerization subunit type 1 TsaB, producing the protein MSLRILAIDTATESCSVAVWNEGVVASRFEISPREHTQKILPMVKSALEEANITLQSLDALAFGRGPGSFTGVRIGVGVAQGIALGAELPMIGISSLATMAEGVFRTMGIKHVLVAIDARMGEIYCAQYQRNDAGIWMGEDTEAVMKPEQFIEALQSTTGTWAIAGTGWQAYPDLKEALPFTVVETEITLPAAQDMLPLAVTAWHEGKATKVEDAEPVYLRNEVTWKKLPGRE; encoded by the coding sequence GTGTCACTGCGAATTTTAGCAATTGATACTGCAACAGAATCTTGTTCAGTTGCAGTTTGGAATGAAGGCGTTGTTGCTTCACGTTTTGAGATCTCACCTCGTGAACATACACAAAAGATTTTACCTATGGTGAAAAGCGCCTTAGAAGAAGCAAATATTACATTGCAATCATTAGATGCACTTGCTTTTGGACGAGGTCCCGGAAGTTTTACAGGTGTTCGTATTGGTGTAGGTGTTGCACAAGGTATCGCGTTAGGTGCAGAGTTACCAATGATTGGTATTTCATCACTTGCCACAATGGCAGAAGGTGTCTTTAGAACAATGGGTATCAAACACGTTCTTGTGGCAATAGATGCGCGTATGGGTGAAATTTATTGCGCTCAATATCAGCGTAATGATGCAGGTATTTGGATGGGTGAAGACACTGAAGCCGTGATGAAACCTGAGCAATTTATAGAAGCATTACAATCAACTACAGGAACATGGGCAATTGCAGGTACAGGCTGGCAAGCATATCCTGATTTAAAAGAGGCACTGCCTTTCACTGTTGTTGAAACCGAGATCACGCTTCCTGCTGCACAAGATATGTTACCTCTTGCTGTAACTGCTTGGCATGAAGGGAAAGCCACGAAAGTTGAAGACGCTGAGCCAGTTTATTTACGTAATGAAGTGACGTGGAAAAAACTACCTGGTCGTGAATAA
- a CDS encoding Slp family lipoprotein, translated as MNRQLNYRLVSKALFLSGALFLAGCVSIPESIKGTSATPVTNLNGVFVAPELYIGQEGRFGGRVIDVKNLQSSTQLEIAVMPLSQYDAAPELHQPSVGRLYANVMHFLDPSDYKNQYVTVVGTIKGVEAGKVGEASYPFLRIDVTGMKRWTLTQQVIMPAPVMTWGYYGDGPYWGYHHGYGGYGGYPYGTGQVVPVLE; from the coding sequence ATGAACAGACAATTAAACTACCGTTTGGTAAGCAAAGCGCTATTTTTATCTGGTGCTTTGTTTCTAGCGGGATGCGTCTCTATACCTGAATCAATAAAAGGTACATCAGCAACGCCAGTGACTAATTTAAATGGTGTTTTTGTTGCGCCTGAACTTTATATTGGTCAAGAAGGGCGTTTTGGTGGACGTGTGATTGATGTTAAAAATCTTCAATCATCAACGCAGCTAGAAATTGCCGTTATGCCTCTTTCTCAATACGATGCTGCGCCCGAATTACATCAACCTTCTGTTGGGCGTCTCTATGCTAATGTTATGCATTTCTTAGATCCCTCTGATTATAAAAATCAATACGTAACCGTTGTTGGTACTATCAAAGGTGTTGAAGCTGGCAAAGTTGGTGAGGCTAGTTATCCATTTTTACGTATTGATGTGACAGGTATGAAACGCTGGACACTGACACAGCAAGTCATTATGCCCGCACCAGTTATGACATGGGGATATTATGGCGATGGCCCATATTGGGGTTATCACCATGGATATGGCGGTTATGGTGGATATCCATATGGAACTGGTCAGGTTGTGCCCGTTTTGGAATAA
- the fadD gene encoding long-chain-fatty-acid--CoA ligase FadD has translation MEKVWLKRYPADVPAEIDPDRFASLAEMLENAVANYADQPAFINMGEVMTYRKLEERSRAFAAYLQNGLGLKKGDRVALMMPNLLQYPIALFGILRAGMVVVNVNPLYTPRELEHQLNDSGASAIVIVSNFAHTLEKIVFNTSIKHVILTRMGDQLSRPKATLVDFVVKYIKRLVPKYNLPDAISFRRAMHFGYRMQYIKPEITGGDLAFLQYTGGTTGIAKGAMLTHRNMLANLEQAKAAYVPALHVGKELVVTALPLYHVFALTVNCLLFIEVGGKNLLITNPRDVKGTIKELGRYPVTAITGVNTLFNAWLQNPEFRQLDFSKLNLSVGGGMPVQSSVAKEWEALTGKHLLEGYGLTECSPLVTGNPYNLKKYSGSIGLPVPSTDVKFLDDEGNEVDRTVGGEMWVRGPQVMKGYWNRPDATDEVLHDGWVATGDIATMDDEGFIRIIDRKKDMILVSGFNVYPNEVEEVVTAHPKVLESAAIGVPSKNSGETVKVFIVKKDPSLTEDEIKTHCRRYLTGYKVPKIIEFRDELPKSNVGKILRRELRNEEKELKTSTES, from the coding sequence TTGGAAAAAGTCTGGCTTAAACGTTATCCGGCAGATGTTCCGGCTGAAATTGACCCGGACCGTTTCGCATCCCTTGCTGAGATGCTTGAAAACGCTGTCGCAAATTACGCAGATCAACCCGCCTTTATCAATATGGGCGAGGTCATGACTTATCGCAAACTTGAAGAGCGTAGCCGTGCTTTTGCAGCATACCTGCAAAATGGCTTAGGATTGAAAAAAGGTGATCGTGTCGCCTTAATGATGCCTAATTTACTGCAATATCCTATCGCGCTTTTCGGTATTCTTCGTGCAGGCATGGTTGTCGTAAACGTAAACCCACTTTACACACCAAGAGAACTTGAACATCAGTTAAATGACAGTGGCGCAAGTGCCATTGTAATAGTCTCTAACTTTGCGCATACGCTCGAAAAAATTGTGTTTAATACCAGCATTAAGCACGTTATTTTAACCAGAATGGGCGATCAATTATCTCGTCCTAAAGCAACACTCGTTGATTTTGTTGTTAAATATATCAAACGATTAGTGCCTAAATATAACTTGCCTGATGCCATTTCATTTCGTAGAGCAATGCATTTTGGCTATCGTATGCAATATATTAAACCTGAAATTACAGGGGGAGATTTAGCCTTCTTGCAATATACAGGGGGAACAACCGGCATTGCTAAAGGTGCCATGCTAACGCATCGCAATATGTTGGCAAATCTTGAACAAGCCAAAGCGGCTTATGTACCTGCATTACATGTAGGTAAAGAGCTGGTGGTAACCGCATTGCCGTTGTATCACGTCTTTGCTTTAACAGTTAACTGTCTGCTGTTTATTGAGGTTGGAGGTAAAAACTTACTGATCACCAATCCACGAGACGTTAAAGGTACAATTAAAGAACTAGGACGTTACCCTGTCACGGCAATCACTGGCGTAAATACTTTATTTAATGCTTGGTTGCAAAACCCAGAATTTCGTCAACTCGATTTCTCCAAATTGAATCTCTCCGTTGGCGGCGGTATGCCTGTACAAAGTAGTGTTGCTAAAGAGTGGGAAGCATTAACGGGAAAACATTTATTAGAAGGTTATGGTTTAACTGAATGTTCTCCTTTGGTTACTGGTAACCCTTATAACCTGAAAAAATACAGTGGTAGCATTGGATTACCTGTACCTTCAACGGATGTTAAGTTTCTTGATGATGAAGGTAACGAAGTAGACCGCACTGTAGGCGGTGAAATGTGGGTTCGTGGCCCTCAGGTTATGAAAGGTTATTGGAATCGCCCTGACGCTACTGATGAAGTCTTACACGATGGTTGGGTTGCAACGGGTGATATTGCCACAATGGATGACGAAGGTTTTATTCGTATCATTGATCGTAAAAAAGATATGATCTTAGTTTCAGGCTTTAACGTATACCCTAATGAAGTCGAAGAAGTTGTCACGGCACATCCTAAAGTTTTAGAATCGGCAGCAATTGGTGTACCGAGCAAAAACTCAGGTGAAACAGTTAAAGTTTTCATTGTGAAAAAAGATCCATCATTAACGGAAGATGAGATAAAAACACACTGTCGTCGTTACCTAACAGGCTATAAAGTACCTAAAATTATTGAGTTTCGTGATGAATTACCAAAATCAAATGTTGGTAAAATTTTACGCAGAGAGTTAAGAAATGAAGAAAAAGAGTTGAAAACCTCAACTGAATCTTGA
- the rnd gene encoding ribonuclease D translates to MNYQLITTDTALNTACKAASEASQIALDTEFVRIRTYYPHLGLIQMYDGKQISLIDPLAIKDWAPFVELLTNPGIMKFLHAGSEDLEVFSHQFGCVPTPMIDTQVVAAFLGHPISCGFATLVEIYENIALDKSESRTDWLARPLTEKQCQYASGDVFYLLPLAEKLIEEAEEAGYMDAIADECKMIAERRQETVVPELAYRDISNAWQLKDQQLACLQMLAQWRLNQAKARDMALNFVVREEHLWAVARYLPSSLAELDALSLSGQEIRCHGRRLLDFVVKAKEVKDEDCPEPIGNLIEQPNYKKAFKAIKAVIQEISEDKRYNPELLASRRQINQLLSIHWKIKEGQPELISRWRKALLEEKVTEILAQYP, encoded by the coding sequence TTGAATTATCAATTGATTACGACAGACACTGCACTAAATACCGCCTGTAAAGCTGCTTCAGAGGCTTCACAAATTGCTTTAGATACAGAGTTTGTCCGCATACGTACCTATTACCCTCATCTTGGTTTGATCCAGATGTATGACGGTAAACAGATCTCTCTTATTGATCCGTTAGCAATTAAGGATTGGGCTCCTTTCGTTGAGCTATTAACAAACCCAGGCATCATGAAGTTTCTCCATGCTGGAAGTGAAGATCTCGAAGTCTTTTCTCACCAGTTTGGTTGTGTTCCAACACCGATGATTGACACTCAAGTGGTGGCTGCATTTTTAGGGCATCCTATCTCTTGTGGTTTTGCGACATTAGTCGAAATATATGAAAATATTGCACTAGATAAAAGTGAATCTCGAACAGATTGGTTAGCGCGCCCTTTAACTGAAAAACAGTGCCAATATGCCAGTGGTGATGTTTTCTATTTGCTACCTTTAGCTGAAAAATTAATTGAAGAAGCTGAAGAAGCAGGCTATATGGATGCGATCGCAGATGAATGCAAAATGATTGCAGAACGTCGACAAGAAACAGTTGTACCAGAGCTTGCCTATCGTGATATTAGCAATGCTTGGCAATTAAAAGACCAACAATTAGCGTGCTTACAAATGCTTGCCCAGTGGCGCTTAAATCAAGCCAAAGCTCGAGATATGGCATTAAACTTCGTTGTAAGAGAAGAACATCTATGGGCTGTTGCTCGTTACCTTCCATCCTCATTAGCAGAACTTGATGCATTATCGCTTTCAGGTCAAGAGATCCGCTGTCATGGTCGTCGTTTATTAGATTTTGTTGTTAAAGCTAAAGAAGTTAAAGATGAAGATTGTCCAGAGCCTATTGGTAATTTAATTGAACAACCAAACTACAAAAAAGCATTTAAAGCGATTAAAGCCGTTATTCAGGAAATCAGTGAAGATAAACGCTATAACCCTGAGCTGTTAGCTTCAAGAAGACAGATTAATCAGTTATTAAGTATTCACTGGAAAATAAAAGAAGGGCAACCTGAATTAATTTCACGCTGGCGTAAAGCATTATTAGAAGAAAAAGTGACAGAAATTTTGGCGCAATATCCATAG
- the minE gene encoding cell division topological specificity factor MinE encodes MALLDFFLSRKKSTANIAKERLQIIVAERRRGDSEPAYLPDMKRDLLGVICKYVQIDPEMLSVQFEQKGDDISVLELNVTLPESEEPTK; translated from the coding sequence ATGGCTTTACTAGATTTTTTCCTGTCGCGTAAAAAGTCGACAGCTAATATTGCCAAGGAGCGCCTGCAAATTATCGTGGCAGAACGTCGCCGTGGTGATAGCGAGCCAGCTTATTTACCTGATATGAAAAGAGATTTATTAGGTGTCATCTGTAAATATGTACAGATTGATCCAGAGATGCTTTCTGTTCAATTTGAACAAAAAGGCGATGATATCTCTGTATTAGAGCTAAATGTGACTTTACCTGAGAGTGAAGAGCCTACAAAGTAA